From the Lepus europaeus isolate LE1 chromosome 12, mLepTim1.pri, whole genome shotgun sequence genome, one window contains:
- the LOC133771253 gene encoding peptidyl-prolyl cis-trans isomerase A-like, giving the protein MVNPTVFFNIAVDGEPLGRVSFELFADKVSKTAENFRALSTKEKGFSYKGSCFHRIIPGFMCQGGDFTCHNGTGSKSICGEKFKDENFLLKHTGPGILSMANAGPNTNGSQFFICSAKTEWLDGKHVVFGRVKEGMSIVEAMEHFGSENGKTSKKITIANCGQL; this is encoded by the coding sequence ATGGTCAACCCCACGGTGTTTTTCAACATCGCAGTCGACGGCGAGCCTTTGGGCCGTGTCTCCTTCGAGCTATTTGCAGACAAAGTTTCAAAGACAGCAGAAAACTTCCGTGCTCTGAGCACCAAAGAGAAAGGATTCAGTTATAAGGGTTCCTGCTTTCACAGGATTATTCCAGGGTTTATGTGCCAGGGTGGTGACTTCACATGCCACAATGGCACCGGCAGCAAGTCCATCTGTGGAGAGAAGTTCAAGGATGAAaacttcctgctgaagcacacaGGTCCTGGCATCTTGTCCATGGCAAACGCTGGGCCCAACACAAACGGCTCCCAGTTCTTCATCTGCTCTGCCAAGACTGAATGGTTGGATGGCAAGCATGTGGTCTTTGGCAGAGTGAAAGAGGGCATGAGCATTGTGGAAGCCATGGAGCACTTTGGGTCCGAGAACGGCAAGACCAGCAAGAAGATCACCATTGCCAACTGTGGACAACTCTAA